The Clostridioides sp. ES-S-0010-02 genome window below encodes:
- the rsgA gene encoding ribosome small subunit-dependent GTPase A codes for MLEGKIIKGISGFYYVDTEKGLYECKARGIFRKQKVTPLVGDRVKISVVDEDEKKGIVEEIDSRDTELIRPPIANVDKALIVFAIKNPKPNLSLLDRFIVLAEKENLETVIILTKADLDDDNILEHVKKIYELSGYKVIPVSNVTKLNIDKVKDELKENVVVFAGPSGVGKSSLLNEIDENFQLQTGVVSDKIKRGKHTTRHAELLKLEFGGMVADTPGFSSLALEDIEEVELKDYFIEFDKFNDCKFGSKCIHENEPNCAIKEAVANGEISKERYDSYIQLLNEIRQNNSRRY; via the coding sequence ATGCTAGAAGGAAAAATTATAAAAGGGATTAGTGGATTTTATTATGTAGATACAGAAAAAGGTCTTTATGAATGTAAGGCTAGAGGTATATTTAGAAAGCAAAAAGTAACACCTTTAGTTGGTGACAGAGTTAAAATAAGTGTTGTTGATGAAGATGAAAAAAAGGGAATTGTGGAAGAAATAGATAGTAGAGACACAGAACTTATAAGACCACCTATAGCAAATGTAGATAAGGCACTAATAGTATTTGCAATAAAAAATCCTAAACCAAACTTATCTCTTTTAGATAGATTTATAGTTTTGGCAGAAAAAGAAAATTTAGAAACTGTAATAATCCTTACAAAAGCAGATTTAGATGATGATAACATATTAGAGCATGTTAAAAAGATATACGAGCTTAGTGGATATAAGGTTATTCCTGTAAGTAATGTCACTAAGTTAAATATAGATAAAGTAAAAGATGAATTAAAAGAAAATGTAGTAGTATTTGCAGGACCGTCTGGAGTTGGAAAATCGAGTTTATTAAATGAAATAGATGAAAATTTTCAACTGCAAACAGGTGTAGTAAGTGATAAAATAAAAAGAGGAAAACATACCACTCGTCATGCTGAACTTTTAAAGTTGGAGTTTGGTGGAATGGTTGCAGATACACCAGGTTTTAGTTCACTTGCACTTGAAGACATAGAAGAAGTTGAACTTAAAGATTATTTTATAGAATTTGATAAATTTAATGATTGTAAGTTTGGTTCAAAATGTATTCATGAAAATGAACCTAATTGTGCTATAAAAGAAGCTGTTGCAAATGGAGAAATATCTAAAGAAAGATATGATAGTTATATACAGCTACTAAATGAAATAAGACAAAATAACAGTAGGAGGTATTAG
- a CDS encoding MerR family transcriptional regulator, translated as MEYTVQKLSKIAGISTRTLRYYDEIELLKPLKINSSGYRIYGQNEVNKLQQILFYRELGISLENIKNIINSPTFDSLNALKEHHSKLLAKRKQIDLLIENVTKTIALKEGKYIMTDLEKFEGFKEKMIDENEKNYGTEIREKYGEDVINQSNRKLKNMSKKDYEDWQDLSTEIISKLKKAFKTGNASNELSQEVARLHHKWLSYTWNTYSKEAHAALAQMYVDDERFTSYYDKEQPGLAKFLRDSIVFYTR; from the coding sequence ATGGAATATACAGTTCAGAAATTAAGTAAAATAGCTGGTATAAGTACTAGAACCCTTAGATACTATGATGAAATCGAGCTTCTTAAGCCACTTAAAATAAATTCCTCAGGTTATCGTATATATGGTCAAAATGAAGTTAATAAGCTACAACAAATACTTTTTTATAGAGAGTTAGGCATTAGCTTAGAAAATATAAAAAACATTATAAACTCACCAACTTTTGACAGTCTAAATGCATTAAAAGAACATCATAGCAAATTACTAGCTAAAAGAAAACAAATTGACTTACTGATAGAAAATGTAACTAAAACTATAGCATTGAAGGAGGGAAAATATATTATGACAGATTTAGAAAAATTTGAAGGTTTTAAAGAAAAGATGATTGATGAAAATGAAAAAAATTATGGAACTGAAATTAGGGAAAAATATGGTGAAGATGTAATCAATCAATCAAATAGAAAATTAAAAAATATGTCTAAAAAAGATTATGAGGACTGGCAGGATTTAAGTACTGAGATAATTAGTAAACTCAAAAAAGCTTTTAAAACTGGTAATGCATCTAATGAACTTTCTCAAGAAGTTGCAAGATTGCATCATAAATGGTTGAGTTACACTTGGAATACCTATTCTAAGGAAGCTCATGCTGCTTTAGCACAGATGTATGTAGATGATGAACGTTTTACATCATATTATGATAAAGAACAGCCTGGACTAGCAAAGTTTCTAAGAGATTCCATAGTATTCTATACAAGATAA
- a CDS encoding response regulator transcription factor, which produces MNSYNILVVEDEKEIADAIEIYLLNQGYNVFKGYNGLEGLKIIESQEIHLAIVDIMMPQMDGITLTMKLRENHNFPVIMLSAKSEEVDKIMGLNIGADDYVTKPFKPLELLARVNSQLRRYTKYLNMIKNKEESSENNEGIFVIGGLELNENTKEVSIDGNYIKTTPIEFKILSLLMRNAGRVFSADEIYERVWNENAVNTDTVMVHVRNIREKIEIDPKNPKYLKVVWGVGYKIEKI; this is translated from the coding sequence ATGAATTCATATAATATTTTGGTGGTAGAAGATGAAAAGGAAATAGCAGATGCTATAGAAATATACCTTTTAAATCAAGGGTATAATGTTTTTAAAGGTTACAATGGATTGGAAGGTCTTAAAATTATAGAAAGCCAAGAAATACACTTAGCTATAGTTGATATAATGATGCCTCAAATGGATGGAATAACGCTTACAATGAAACTTAGAGAAAATCATAATTTTCCAGTGATAATGTTATCTGCAAAATCAGAAGAAGTTGATAAAATAATGGGGCTTAACATCGGAGCGGATGATTATGTAACAAAACCTTTTAAGCCATTAGAGTTATTGGCTAGAGTTAATTCGCAACTTAGAAGATATACTAAGTATCTAAATATGATAAAAAATAAAGAAGAAAGTTCAGAAAATAATGAAGGTATATTTGTAATAGGTGGATTAGAATTAAATGAAAATACAAAAGAAGTCAGTATTGATGGAAATTATATAAAAACAACTCCTATAGAATTTAAGATATTAAGTTTACTTATGAGAAATGCAGGAAGGGTTTTTTCTGCAGACGAAATATATGAAAGAGTTTGGAATGAAAATGCTGTAAACACAGATACAGTTATGGTACATGTTAGAAATATAAGGGAGAAGATAGAAATTGACCCAAAAAATCCAAAATATTTAAAGGTGGTGTGGGGTGTTGGATATAAAATCGAAAAAATTTAA
- a CDS encoding ribulose-phosphate 3-epimerase, which translates to MIKLAPSILSADFAKLLEDVRKVESAGCEYLHIDVMDGHFVPNITLGPLVVKSLKKENINMVFDAHLMIENPDQYIEEFVKAGCDIITVHQEACTHLHRTIQNIKSHGIKAGVVLNPATPIDTIKHVLSDLDMVLLMSVNPGFGGQSFIPCVLDKIKELKTLIDSKGLNIDIEVDGGISPKNVAEVVQAGANVIVAGSAIFGSDDIQETVNLFRKNASLEELV; encoded by the coding sequence ATGATTAAATTAGCACCATCAATATTATCAGCAGATTTTGCAAAATTATTAGAGGATGTAAGAAAAGTGGAAAGTGCAGGATGTGAATATCTTCATATCGATGTAATGGATGGACATTTTGTACCAAATATCACACTAGGACCACTTGTAGTTAAAAGTTTAAAAAAAGAGAATATAAATATGGTATTTGATGCTCATCTAATGATAGAGAATCCAGACCAATATATTGAAGAGTTCGTAAAAGCAGGATGTGATATAATAACTGTTCATCAGGAAGCTTGTACACATCTACATAGAACTATACAAAATATAAAATCACATGGAATAAAGGCAGGTGTAGTGCTTAATCCAGCAACACCAATAGATACTATTAAACATGTACTATCTGATTTAGATATGGTGCTTTTAATGTCTGTTAATCCTGGATTTGGAGGACAATCATTCATACCTTGTGTGTTAGATAAAATTAAAGAATTAAAAACACTTATAGATAGTAAAGGATTAAATATTGATATAGAAGTTGATGGTGGTATAAGTCCTAAAAATGTGGCTGAAGTTGTGCAAGCAGGAGCTAACGTAATAGTAGCAGGCTCTGCAATATTTGGAAGTGATGACATTCAAGAAACAGTTAATTTATTTAGAAAGAATGCTTCTCTTGAAGAATTAGTTTAG
- a CDS encoding SDR family oxidoreductase — protein sequence MNKNNKTVLVTGGSRGIGRAISKIFAKDGYNVLINFNKSENEAKELYTVLNEKGFSVKLFKANISNREEVENMIDYCIKEFGGLDVLINNAGISQDKLFTDITDEDWDNMMNINLKGSFYCSQIALKYMISEKKGNIINISSIWGISGASCEVHYSVSKAGIIGMTKALAKEVAPSNIRVNSIAPGVINTDMLSEYNEDEIDVLVEETPLMRLGTPEDIANCAIFLASDKSSFITGQVISPNGGFVI from the coding sequence ATGAATAAAAACAATAAAACAGTTTTGGTAACAGGAGGCTCTAGAGGAATTGGAAGAGCAATATCTAAAATATTTGCAAAAGATGGGTATAATGTATTAATAAACTTTAATAAATCAGAAAATGAGGCTAAAGAATTATACACTGTATTAAACGAAAAGGGTTTTTCTGTAAAATTATTTAAAGCTAATATTTCAAATAGAGAAGAAGTCGAAAATATGATAGATTATTGTATAAAGGAGTTTGGAGGATTAGATGTACTTATAAATAATGCTGGTATAAGCCAAGATAAGTTATTTACAGATATAACTGATGAAGATTGGGATAATATGATGAATATTAACTTGAAAGGAAGTTTTTATTGTTCACAAATTGCTTTAAAATACATGATATCAGAAAAAAAAGGAAACATAATTAATATATCTTCAATTTGGGGTATATCAGGTGCTTCTTGTGAAGTACATTATTCTGTATCAAAAGCAGGTATAATAGGAATGACAAAGGCATTAGCTAAAGAAGTTGCTCCATCAAATATTCGAGTAAATAGCATAGCACCAGGAGTTATTAATACAGATATGTTATCTGAATATAATGAAGATGAGATAGATGTTCTTGTAGAAGAAACTCCTTTAATGAGATTAGGAACACCAGAAGATATAGCAAATTGTGCTATTTTTTTAGCATCTGATAAATCAAGTTTTATTACTGGTCAGGTAATTAGCCCAAACGGAGGATTTGTTATTTAA
- a CDS encoding HAD family hydrolase gives MIDSIIFDLDGTLWDSTEGVCKVWQEVLDKREDIGLNVTVELFRSVMGLSFDEIAKRFFPDLDEEERMNILDECSARECDYLSEYGGKLFEDIENTLGELSKKYKLFIVSNCQKGYIESFLKAHKLENYFIDFECPGNTGLHKGENNKLIIDRNKLTNPIYIGDTQGDANSAKFAGIPFVYAKYGFGNVDEYDYSIESFKDLLEHDILK, from the coding sequence GTGATAGACAGTATTATTTTTGATTTAGATGGAACTCTATGGGATTCAACTGAAGGAGTATGTAAGGTATGGCAAGAGGTCTTAGATAAACGTGAGGATATAGGTTTAAATGTTACAGTAGAATTATTTAGAAGTGTTATGGGCCTTTCATTTGATGAAATAGCAAAGCGTTTCTTTCCAGATTTAGATGAAGAAGAAAGAATGAATATATTAGATGAATGTTCTGCAAGAGAATGTGATTACTTATCTGAATATGGAGGCAAATTATTTGAAGACATAGAAAATACTCTTGGAGAATTATCTAAAAAATATAAATTATTTATAGTAAGTAATTGTCAAAAAGGATATATAGAATCTTTTTTAAAAGCACATAAGCTAGAAAATTACTTTATAGATTTTGAGTGTCCTGGAAATACTGGATTGCATAAAGGTGAAAATAATAAACTCATAATTGATAGAAATAAACTAACTAATCCAATCTATATTGGAGATACTCAAGGGGATGCAAATAGTGCTAAATTTGCTGGGATTCCTTTTGTATATGCAAAATATGGTTTTGGAAATGTGGATGAGTATGATTATTCTATAGAGTCATTTAAAGATTTGTTAGAACATGATATATTAAAATAA
- a CDS encoding 2-oxoglutarate translocator encodes MRNNKSKVLLGILCLATGMAVILSMLLPGWIWSALTALILIGCGALLFFC; translated from the coding sequence ATGAGAAATAACAAGTCTAAGGTATTGCTAGGAATACTGTGTCTAGCAACAGGAATGGCAGTAATTTTATCTATGTTGCTTCCTGGCTGGATTTGGTCAGCACTTACCGCATTAATACTTATTGGATGTGGAGCATTATTATTTTTTTGTTAA
- a CDS encoding nitroreductase family protein, with protein MELQDTIYKRQSVRKFKEQDVLDEDILKMVKAAGAAPSGKNIQNWHFVVIKRRDLMEKIADVITKKQQEILVEMDKVSVEKANRFRKFVPNFTLFYLKAPVLVLVFTKVYNPSGYYELELINAPKETIDKLFIRNPGMQSLGAAIENFTLSAIELGYGSCWLTSQNYAADEIESVLEAETGFEKGEYFLGAMLALGVPEDNLRSPSKKPVEDICTFIK; from the coding sequence ATGGAATTACAAGATACTATTTACAAAAGACAAAGTGTAAGAAAATTTAAAGAACAAGATGTTTTAGATGAAGATATTTTGAAAATGGTAAAAGCAGCAGGGGCAGCTCCATCAGGTAAAAACATTCAAAACTGGCATTTTGTAGTTATAAAGCGTCGTGATTTAATGGAAAAGATAGCAGATGTGATAACTAAAAAACAACAAGAAATACTTGTAGAGATGGACAAAGTATCAGTAGAAAAAGCTAATAGATTTAGAAAATTTGTGCCAAACTTTACTTTATTTTATTTAAAAGCTCCAGTTTTGGTATTAGTTTTTACAAAGGTATACAACCCATCAGGCTATTATGAGTTAGAACTTATAAATGCACCTAAAGAGACTATAGATAAGTTATTTATAAGAAATCCAGGCATGCAAAGTTTAGGAGCAGCAATTGAAAACTTTACATTATCAGCAATTGAACTTGGGTATGGTTCTTGTTGGTTGACAAGTCAAAACTATGCAGCAGATGAGATAGAATCTGTTTTAGAGGCAGAAACAGGGTTTGAAAAAGGCGAATACTTCTTAGGTGCAATGTTAGCACTTGGAGTACCAGAAGACAACTTAAGAAGTCCATCTAAAAAACCAGTGGAAGACATATGTACATTTATAAAATAA
- a CDS encoding sensor histidine kinase: protein MDIKSKKFKEKYIISVIVFILMLSASLGMISQYSTIQSAAKGGAKNPFEQEGFVDSIYKGSYVLDHNMKEEQEGKMIQPSKLFLSEETINYIKNTSKEKSAYEGSETYYTDESINADFNEKFDEWESFIDNSSKNLKYYLVDKENNFELFNENKELKALDTTKNDTSKEESDKKQPQETTMNDEERQEKIKNIKANYRFYLVMNFDKDGKVNIVDSYGVDQKIISQMLLSKSREDLMETDLDGNSISYKLSPIKNKTLVYAVPKVISQDNSYSSYNNYGMIYSSDDISRYINNVENNSYYEISAMIIKIIISIVVIVAVAFPYRKSKELLGFEIITRIPLELLFIAIVIIQSIVALYPTDIISNTLNGNYVEYLIKNDISGKMANILVSSMNLIYWFVIFSIIFVFIVLLKHILNVGIKEYFVKNTLTGMFLKWFKKSSKVVINQVRMTNLKEKPNKTIAIILAVNLLIIVIMCSMWFFGIILALIYSIVLFKVLSDYSKKTIREYNQLLDVTKKISDGNLEANMEDDLGFFNPIKDELGNIQSGFKKAVDEEVKSQKMKTELISNVSHDLKTPLTSIITYIDLLKDENITDENRKMYIDTLDRKSQRLQHLIEDLFEVSKVNSGDVHLNIVNVDIISLMKQTLLELDDKIAESSLKIKNNFSSEKIILPLDSQRTFRVFENLIINISKYAMPNSRVYIDILETDRQVNIMLRNMSATEIDFSVDDIMERFVRGDKSRNTEGSGLGLAIAKSFVELQGGKMKIDIDGDLFKVTITFNKN from the coding sequence TTGGATATAAAATCGAAAAAATTTAAGGAAAAATATATAATCAGTGTGATAGTCTTTATACTTATGTTATCAGCATCATTAGGTATGATTAGCCAATATTCGACTATACAGTCAGCTGCTAAAGGTGGAGCTAAAAATCCATTTGAGCAAGAAGGATTTGTAGATAGCATATATAAAGGAAGTTATGTTTTAGACCACAATATGAAAGAAGAACAAGAAGGTAAGATGATACAACCTTCGAAGCTTTTTTTAAGTGAAGAAACTATAAATTATATAAAAAATACTAGTAAAGAGAAAAGCGCATATGAAGGTTCAGAAACCTATTACACTGATGAGAGTATTAATGCAGATTTTAATGAAAAATTTGATGAATGGGAATCTTTTATTGATAATTCAAGTAAAAACTTAAAATACTATTTAGTTGATAAAGAAAATAACTTTGAGCTTTTTAATGAGAATAAAGAGTTAAAAGCACTGGATACAACAAAAAATGACACTTCAAAAGAGGAATCTGATAAAAAGCAGCCTCAAGAGACAACTATGAATGATGAGGAAAGACAAGAAAAGATTAAAAATATAAAAGCAAATTATAGGTTTTACCTTGTGATGAATTTTGATAAAGATGGAAAAGTAAATATTGTAGACTCTTATGGAGTAGACCAAAAGATTATCAGCCAAATGTTATTATCTAAATCTAGAGAAGATTTGATGGAGACAGATTTAGATGGAAATTCAATCTCATATAAATTATCTCCAATAAAAAATAAAACATTGGTATATGCGGTACCTAAAGTAATAAGCCAAGATAATTCATATAGCTCATATAATAATTATGGGATGATTTATAGTAGTGATGATATAAGTAGATATATAAATAATGTAGAGAATAATTCTTATTATGAAATTTCTGCAATGATTATAAAAATCATAATATCTATAGTTGTAATTGTAGCTGTAGCATTTCCATATAGAAAATCTAAAGAGTTATTAGGGTTTGAGATAATCACAAGAATACCGTTAGAGTTACTTTTTATTGCTATTGTTATTATACAGAGTATCGTAGCTTTATATCCTACTGATATAATAAGTAACACATTGAATGGAAATTATGTCGAGTATCTAATAAAAAATGATATAAGTGGTAAAATGGCAAATATATTAGTAAGCTCAATGAATTTAATTTATTGGTTTGTAATCTTCTCAATAATATTTGTATTTATAGTACTTTTAAAACATATTCTAAACGTTGGAATAAAAGAGTACTTTGTAAAAAATACTTTGACAGGGATGTTTTTAAAATGGTTTAAAAAATCAAGTAAAGTAGTTATTAATCAAGTTAGAATGACAAATTTAAAGGAAAAGCCAAATAAAACTATAGCTATAATTTTAGCAGTAAACTTATTAATTATAGTTATAATGTGTAGTATGTGGTTCTTTGGAATAATACTTGCATTAATTTACTCAATAGTTTTATTTAAGGTATTGTCAGATTACTCTAAGAAAACAATACGTGAATACAATCAACTTTTAGATGTTACAAAGAAAATTTCAGATGGAAATTTAGAAGCAAATATGGAAGATGATTTAGGGTTCTTTAATCCTATTAAAGATGAGCTTGGAAATATTCAATCTGGATTTAAAAAAGCTGTAGATGAAGAAGTTAAAAGTCAAAAAATGAAAACAGAGCTTATATCAAATGTGTCACATGACTTAAAAACACCTTTGACATCTATAATCACTTATATAGATTTACTAAAGGATGAAAATATAACAGATGAAAATCGTAAAATGTATATTGATACATTGGATAGAAAGTCACAAAGACTACAACACTTAATAGAAGATTTATTTGAAGTGAGCAAAGTAAATAGTGGAGATGTACACTTAAACATAGTAAATGTAGATATTATATCTCTAATGAAACAGACATTACTAGAATTAGATGATAAGATAGCAGAGTCATCACTGAAAATAAAAAATAATTTTTCTAGCGAAAAAATAATATTACCATTAGATAGTCAACGTACATTTAGAGTATTTGAGAATCTTATAATAAATATAAGTAAATATGCAATGCCAAATTCAAGAGTATATATTGATATTTTAGAAACAGATAGACAAGTAAATATCATGCTTAGAAACATGTCAGCAACTGAAATTGATTTTAGTGTAGATGATATTATGGAGAGATTTGTAAGAGGAGATAAGTCACGTAATACAGAAGGCTCTGGACTTGGTCTAGCAATAGCAAAAAGTTTTGTAGAGCTACAAGGTGGTAAAATGAAGATAGATATAGATGGAGATTTATTTAAAGTTACAATTACTTTTAATAAAAATTAA
- a CDS encoding 50S ribosomal protein L28, with translation MAKVCSVCGKGKVSGNQVSHSNKHNKRTWSANLRSVRAIIDGAPKRVKVCTRCLRSGKIERA, from the coding sequence ATGGCAAAAGTATGTAGCGTATGTGGTAAAGGTAAGGTTTCTGGAAACCAAGTATCACACTCAAATAAACATAATAAAAGAACATGGTCAGCTAATTTAAGAAGCGTAAGAGCGATTATAGATGGAGCTCCTAAGAGAGTAAAAGTTTGTACTAGATGTTTACGTTCTGGTAAGATTGAAAGAGCTTAA
- a CDS encoding Asp23/Gls24 family envelope stress response protein: MSAKVMNQYGSIEIDNQVIAQVTYRAAMESYGLVGLASKSKGIVELLKGENATKGVRVEEVEEDAIAIELYVIIQYGTNISTVANNIIDRVKYVVEKMTGVRVTKIDINVQGIRVK, encoded by the coding sequence ATGAGTGCAAAGGTAATGAATCAATATGGAAGTATAGAAATAGATAATCAAGTAATAGCTCAAGTCACATATAGAGCTGCAATGGAAAGTTATGGTCTAGTAGGTTTAGCATCTAAATCTAAAGGAATAGTAGAATTATTAAAAGGTGAAAATGCTACTAAAGGTGTTAGAGTAGAAGAAGTAGAAGAAGATGCCATAGCAATAGAACTTTATGTTATAATACAATATGGTACAAATATATCTACAGTTGCAAATAACATAATAGATAGAGTTAAATATGTAGTTGAAAAGATGACTGGTGTAAGAGTCACTAAAATTGATATTAATGTACAAGGAATAAGAGTGAAGTAA
- a CDS encoding Rpn family recombination-promoting nuclease/putative transposase: protein MNLKRSKEKREEYRRLYSDKESFLSLIQNFTSVSIAKELTLKSIELETSFICEYKGKEVDIIYKVFSKNRKISHYIVLEFQTEMDTEIVPRLKSYREQIWKSFIMKKSLEEIESKDFKLPKVIPVVLYSGPERLSKKRGILDIIESASEDSNNSSIKN from the coding sequence ATGAATTTAAAAAGAAGCAAAGAAAAACGTGAAGAATATAGAAGGCTGTATTCAGATAAAGAAAGTTTTTTAAGTTTGATTCAAAATTTTACAAGCGTCTCAATAGCAAAGGAATTAACTCTTAAAAGTATAGAGTTAGAAACATCTTTTATATGTGAATATAAAGGAAAGGAAGTAGATATAATTTATAAAGTTTTTTCTAAAAATCGTAAAATTTCACACTATATAGTGTTGGAGTTTCAAACAGAAATGGATACTGAGATTGTACCAAGATTAAAATCATACAGAGAGCAAATTTGGAAAAGCTTTATAATGAAAAAGAGTCTTGAAGAAATAGAAAGCAAAGATTTTAAACTCCCAAAAGTTATACCAGTAGTTCTATATAGTGGACCTGAAAGGTTAAGTAAAAAAAGAGGTATTTTAGATATTATAGAATCTGCATCAGAAGATAGTAATAATTCCAGTATAAAAAATTAA
- a CDS encoding thiamine diphosphokinase: MKICIVLNGEIEDYKITRDIILKECYDCIICADGGANHTYKMDIIPDYILGDLDSVEEDKINFYRNQGVKFEKFPSKKDETDTELCLFLAKTLKANHIDFFCALGGRIDHTLANIKLLYYLKEDGIYSRILSDKEEMYIVENEEFTLFGNKGDTISVIAVKGDAKGVTLTGLEYPLDDYYMKYSVPIGISNVMLGNSCKIKVEQGCVLVIRNL, translated from the coding sequence ATGAAAATCTGTATTGTTTTAAATGGTGAAATTGAAGATTATAAAATTACAAGAGATATTATACTTAAAGAATGTTATGACTGCATAATATGTGCAGATGGAGGAGCAAATCACACCTACAAAATGGATATAATACCAGATTATATTTTGGGAGATTTAGATTCAGTAGAAGAAGACAAGATAAATTTCTATAGAAATCAAGGTGTTAAATTTGAAAAATTTCCATCTAAAAAGGATGAAACTGATACAGAACTATGTCTTTTTTTAGCTAAAACTCTTAAAGCTAACCATATTGATTTTTTTTGTGCTTTAGGTGGGAGAATTGACCATACCCTTGCAAATATAAAGCTATTATATTATTTAAAAGAAGATGGCATATATTCTAGGATACTCTCAGATAAAGAAGAGATGTATATAGTTGAAAATGAAGAATTTACCTTGTTTGGAAACAAAGGAGATACTATTTCTGTAATAGCTGTAAAAGGAGATGCTAAAGGAGTAACACTTACTGGCTTGGAATATCCTTTGGATGATTATTATATGAAGTATTCAGTACCTATTGGAATATCCAATGTTATGTTAGGGAATTCTTGTAAAATTAAAGTAGAGCAGGGATGTGTACTTGTAATTAGAAATTTATAA